The Chryseobacterium sp. G0186 genome includes the window CAGATGCTTTTCAAAAGGATTTCCCATAAAAACTGCCAGAGTAAATCCTAATATCAGAGCTATTGGTGAAGATACTAACGGAGTAAGACATAGAACAGCCAACCCGATGAAAACTGTTTTTTTTGTCGTTTCATTTTGAATGAAATCTTTCATAGTGCGAACTTTTAAATCTGAGACAAAATTCCGCAATATATTATTACAAAGTAAATTATATTTTGTTATACTAAATAACTAAAAGTTATGACTATGAATAGAGATCAAGCTTAAAAGTTGATATTGTTTAGAATGAGAACATTGAATGCCGGGCAAGTTTTCAAATTATACATCGTACATTATACATTGTACATTGTACTTTTTACATCATCATACAAATATATTTCCCTATTCCGCAAACTTTAAAAAGAGCTGTATCAGTTCAGACTGTTCTCCTTTTGGAAGAATAAAATGAAAATCTCTTTCAATACTGAAACTTTTGATATCAATAACCGTAAGAATATTGTTTTTCAATTCGGTTAAAATGGTACTGATAGAGAGAAAAGCCATACAATCTGAGTGAAGAAGATAGTTTTTGATGCTTTCACTGCTTCCCAGTTGAATAACGGTATTCAACTCATTGATGTTTACCCCTTTTTCCTTTAAGCGATTTTGGATAAACTCTAACGTTCCGGAGCCTTGTTCACGGAAAATAAGATTAAGGTCGTATAGATCCTTTATAGTTAGTGTTTTATGAGCTAAAAGATGATCTGATTTTGCAGCCAGTACAATTTCATCAGGTTTAAATGTTTTATAATCAAAATAGGAAGACTGTGATTCTCCTTCAATGATACCAAGGTCAATCTTTTCCTCCTTTAGCAGACTGGTAATTACTTCCGTATTTCCTGTCAGAAGTTCTATTTTAATATCTTTATAGTAGCTATTGAACTTAGCCAGAATTTCAGGCAGAATGTATTGGGCAACAGTGGTGCTGGCTCCAATGATAAGTTTTCCTTTATGCTGTTGGTTGATCTGATTGATTTCAAATTCCAGATCACGGTAGATATTCCTGATTTTTTCAGCATATTCGTACAGAATCTTTCCACTTTGCGTCAGTTGTATAGAAGTCCCCTTTCTGTCAAACAATTTTGTAGACAATTGTACCTCGATCTCTTTAATATGCTTTGTAACTGCCGGTTGGGAAATGTGCAGCTCTTCAGACGCTTTTGTAAAACTTAGTCTGGAAGCCACTGTATGGAAAACTTTTAATCTGTAATCAAACATAGGACAAAAGTACGGATTATAGTTGTAAGTTGCTTCTAGGTCGGGGAGTTTGAGGTTTTGAGAGCGGGTGAATTGGAACTCATGAATTTACTATTTGAAATTCAAAATTCAGGCTTTAAGATCATTAATATAACATATTTCCGTTCATACACTATACACTATACACTATACACTATACACTATACACTATACATTGTACTTTTTACAAAAAATCCGAAATCGATTGATCCTGCTGACTTTCATATCTCCTGTTCTTGGCTTCTCCAATTTTCTGCTTTGTATAAATGCTGTTGTGCCCTGAAAGGAGATAAGAAACAACACATGCAATAGCTACATAGACCCCGCATTCTGCACCAAATAGTTCAATTCCCATCAGCATACAGGCGAGCGGAGTATTTGTGGCACCGGCAAATACAGCTACAAATCCCATTCCTGCCAATAAACCAAACGGTAATGGAATAAATAAAGACAATGCACTGCCCAATGTTGCACCGATAAAGAATAATGGAGTTACTTCACCTCCTTTGAAACCTGCGGAAAGGGTAACAATCGTAAAAATCATTTTTAAGGCAAAATCATATAAAGGAAGTTGCTTTTCAAAAGATTCAAGGATGATCGGGACGCCTAAACCAATATATCTTGTGGTACCCATGATCAAAACGGCCAAGGCAACAACTATTCCTCCAACGACAGGGCGAAGAGGCGGGTATTTAATTTTTGATTTAAAAAGTGCCCCCATCCCATGAATAGCTTTACTGAAAACAGCAGCACAGATTCCAAAGGCAATACCTGCCAGGATGCTGTAGAGAATCGGAAGAAACTCAAGCTTGGGAATAAGGTCAATATGATAATGGGTGTGCTTTACATTCCACAGATTGGTTGTGTAATCGGCTAGGATTGCTGCTGCAAAAGCAGGAAATATGGAATTATATCGTATTTTCCCTATCAGAAAAACTTCAAGTCCGAAAACGGCCCCGGCTAAAGGAGTTCCGAAAACAGAACCAAATCCGGCAGCAATGGCAGCAATGATCAATGTTTTTCTTTCGTTTTGATCAAGTTTAAAAGGTTTTGTGAGCTGGTCGGCAATAGAACCAGCCATCTGAAGAGCAGTTCCTTCACGTCCCGCAGAACCTCCAAAAAGATGAGTGGCAATGGTTCCCAGATAAACAAAAGGAGCCATTTTGAATGGAATAATTCCTTTCGGATCATGAATATTATCAATCAGGAGATTGTTTCCTGCCTCAACATCTTTTCCAAAATAATAATATAAAAGTCCAATCAGAAAACCTGCAACAGGAAGAAGAGCAATCAGCCATAAATGATTTTCCCTGAAACTGGTGGCCCATTCCAGTGATTGTAAAAATCCGGCAGAAGCTGTTCCTACCAATACTCCAATGATCATACTGATTGACAGCCACTTTAAAATATAGGGGAGTGCTGGAAATTTTCTGAAGAAAAGCTGAATATAAAAAACTATTTTCTTTCCGGGTGTTCGTTGATTTTTTGACATAATATCCTGATTAGTTATTGGTTAATAATCTATTAATCAGGCGTCATCAGCTTTTGTAAAGCGGTTGGGTAAGGAAGAACACCATTTCCTTTTGATGATGCAAATATAAAAAGAAGAATCTGTTTTTCAAAAAATATTCTGATGATAATGTTTAATGTGAATAGTATGGGGGCTGTTAATTTGATTTTAAAGAATATTCTTCATGTTACATTTTAGTTATTTTGATTCCTAAATGATACTCTTTATTTTATAAAAAGGGTTTCATTTCATCCTCAATCTGCGTTCTCAGCTCCATCAGTCGTTTGGCATATTGTTCTTTCTGTTTATCTTCTTCAGTTTCAGGAATCCATTTGGGAACGGGAAGTTTTTTTCCGTTTTCATCAACCGCTACAAATACAATGATGCAATGCGTTTTCTTGTCAAAAGTAGGTTGTTTTAAATTCCTTGAAAATACATTGATTGAGATATGCATACTCGAAGAACCGGTATAAATTACCTGAGCTTCCACTTTTACAATTTCACCAATTTTAATGGGTTCATAAAAGCGGATTCCTCCTACATACACGGTTACAGAATAATTTCCGCTCCAGGTGGTGGCACACGCATATCCTGCCTGATCAATCCATTTCATCACACTTCCGCCATGTACATTTCCACCGTAGTTAACATCTGAAGGCTCTGAAATAAACTGAAAAGTAATAGGTTTGTTCTGCATCTTTATAAAATTTGAATAAAGTTATTTAATAATTTCCAAAGTTTTAGATTAAATCCTACTTTTGAAAGACGAAATGAGTATGAAGTAGAATTTTAACAACATAACAGACTTAAAAATAGTAATGAAGAAAGTATTTTATCTTAATACATGCGATACCTGCAGAAAAATATTAGCACAATTTGACCTTACAGACTGGGAGCTTAGAGAGATCAAAAAACAACCCATCACCAAAGAAGAATTAGCTGAAATGCATCAACTGACCAAATCATATGATGCCTTATTCAGCAGAAAATCTACCCAGATCAAATTAAGAGGCTTAGATGTAAAGTCTTTGACAGAAAAAGATTTTAAAGAATTGTTATTAGATCATTATACATTCTTAAAACGTCCTGTTTTCCTTACAGATAAAGAGATTTTTGTTGGAAATGATAAAAAGAATATTGAAGCATTAAGAGAGTTTTTTGGTATCAGTGAATGAAATACCTGATTTCCATACTGCTTTGTCTTGCCTTAAACTTCAAAGGACAGACCGTTTATAAAACACCTTCGGGGGCAAAGTTTCATTTGGCATCATGCAGAATGGTGAAAAATGTTTCTTCAAGCCTTACTATCAATGAAGCATTGGAAATCGGACTTCAACCCTGTAAAATTTGCAATCCCCGTTTATCCCCGACCCATGGAATCATGTCCGTTCCTAAAAAAGTAAATGGAACAAATAAGGGAAATCAATGTTTAGGCAGAACAAAAGCAGGAACAAGATGTAAACATTATACAAGTATTGGAAATGACTATTGTTTTCAGCATGTTCCCGGAAAATAGATGTTTATCTTTATTTTGTGATTTATTTTTAAATAGTTAATTATTAAATACTTATATTTATAATTACCAAAAAATAAAATCATGACAAAAGGCTTTTTAAAAACAAAGAATCTTAACAGAGCAGCATTAAAGGAGATTAATGGCGGACTAAGACCTCCTATCGTTAACTGCTTTACCTTATGTGGACCTTCTGGTGGAGTACCCTCCAATACACCCGGAATGGGTGATGCGTGTTCACCAGACAGAAAGGTTTGCTGCATCTGCTATTAAAAACAAAAAGAGGCTGGAAATAAATTCCGGCCTCTTTTATGGTATGTATTTTCGAACGATTATACAAAAGGAGCTTTCACCACTTTTGCAGGAATGTTCTTGTTTCTTACCTGAATAAAGATTTCAGAACCTAACTTGAAGTGAGGTTTATCTACATAAGCTAGACCTAAACCAACCTTTTTCATTGGCGACTGTGTTCCGGAAGTTACCTTTCCGATTACCTTTCCTTCAGCATCTACAACAGGGTAGTCGTGTCTTGGAACTCCTTTGTCAGTAAGTTCAAAAGCAACTAATTTTCTGCTTACTCCCTCTTCTTTCTGCTTTGCAAAGGTATCCTTAGAAACAAAATCTTTATCAAACTTTGTGATCCACCCTAAACCAGCTTCAATTGGAGACGTTGTATCGTCAATGTCATTTCCGTAAAGACAGAATCCTTTTTCAAGTCTTAAAGTATCTCTGGAAGCCAATCCACAAGGAATGATACCTTCAGCTTCGCCAGCTTTCATGATTTCGTCCCAAAGTTTTTCAGCACTTTCGTTATTGAAATAGATTTCAAAACCACCGCTTCCTGTGTATCCGGTATTGGAGATAATTACATCGTTTACTCCGGCTACACTTCCTACCGTAAAATTATAGTAAGGGATTTCAGAAAGATTTACCTCAGTAAGCTTTTGAAGAATTTCAGTAGCTTTAGGACCTTGAATTGCCAATAATGACATATCATCAGAAGCATTGGTCATTTTTGCTCCAAATGTGTTGTATTTTGAGATATGGTTCCAGTCCTTGTCAATATTGGAAGCGTTTACCACTACAAAATATTTGTCATCCTCCATTTTGTAAACGATAAGGTCATCCACAATCCCTCCGTTTTCGTTCGGAAGACATGAATATTGAGCTTTTCCGTTTTCAAGAGCATCTACATTATTGGTTGTTACAAACTGTAAAAGATCTTTTGAACCCGGACCTTCGATGAAAAATTGTCCCATGTGGGAAACATCAAATAATCCTGCTTTTTCTCTTACTGCAAAATGCTCCTCCGTTACTCCTGAATATTGTACAGGCATTTCAAAACCTGCAAAAGGTACGATCTTAGCTCCCAAGGAAACATGTTTGTCGTACAAGGCTGTTTTCTTCATATTTAATTTTTATTTCTTTATTTTAAAACTGTTGAAAGTCTCATTGAATAGGGTCATATAGTTTCCGTTCCAGAATTTCTGGCCACAATTGATGGTCACCAGATACAAGTCTTTGTCTTTTTGAAAAGCTCTCGTAATCCAGAAAAGTTGTTCTTTTTTATCAAAATATTCGTAGTAATATTCTGTATATCCTTTTTTACTTCTTGTCTCCTTTACCTTCTTTTCTTCATCTTCAGATTTATAAAGAGCCAAAATAAATTTCTTTGTTTCGGTCTTGGGAAGATTAAGGTCATGGTATTCTGAAATAGTAATGGCTCCAATTTCACTGGTAGGGAAGACATTAACAATATCACTGTCGTTGGTAGATTTCCAGCCGGCCGGAACATTGATGGTATAGTTGGGGCTTTCATAGGTACTTGCTTTTTGAGCAAAAAACAAACTTCCTGATACAAAAGCTGAAACAAGTAATATTCTTTTCATCGTTAAAAATGGTGTTTATATTCTTCAAGAATGATCTTGAACCATTCTGTGAAATTCTCAGGATTTTTAGAAATCTCCTGATCCAAATCTTCAGGAGAGATGAATCTTACTTCCTCCACTTCTTCCTTATTTAAATTAAAATCAGATTCATGATTTCCTATAAAAACATGGTCCAGTTCATGTTCCCAAAGGCCTCCGCCTACATCTGCCTTGTAGATAAAGCTGAATTTTTCTGAAAGTTCTGTTTCAATGCCCAGTTCTTCTTTCAGCCTGCGTTGGGCGCCTGCCAGATAGCTCTCGCCATTTCTGGGATGTGAACATACAGCATTGGTCCATTGGTTGGGAGAATGATATTTTACCGAAGCTCTTTTTTGAAGAAGCATTTCCCCCTTGCTGTTGAATAGAAATACAGAAAAAGCACGATGTAACAGGCCATTGATGTGAGCCTGCTGTTTTTCCATCAAACCCAAAACTTCATCCTCAGGATTTACTAAAACTACAAATTCTTCCATTTCTACAAATGTAAGCGTAATAAATGTATTTTGGAAATTTTTAGATAAACATCATGCTTTTATGAATGAAAATAGAACGTGTTGAAAAGTATGGAGAACGAAGAAAGCGGATAAGAGAATGAATGATTTCAGCCACAAAATAAAATCTTCAAATGAAAATTTTTAATCATAACGCATAAAATGATGGATAAAATGTTCATATTATTTATTAAATAATGATTTATGTAGTAAATTTTTAACATAAACTAAGATTAATACATCTTATAATTGTAAAAGCCGTAACTTTGTTACTCAAATTTTAAGGATGGAATTAGAATACATAGAACATCTTAGTCCTATTCTAAAGGATGGAGTTAAAAACTACTTAATTGATATAGATGGAACCATTACAGATGATGTTCCCAACGAAGAGCCCGAAAGAATGGTTACCTGTGAACCCTATCCCGATGCTCTGGAAACAGTTAATAAATGGTATGATGAAGGGCATCAAATCTGCTTCTTTACATCAAGAACCGAAAATCTGAAACAAATTACTATAGATTGGCTGGATAAACATGGTTTCAAATACCATAGTGTACTCTGCGGTAAACCGAGAGGTGGAAACTATCACTGGATAGATAACCATTTGGTAAGAGCTACAAGATACAAAGGTAGGTTTACAGACTTGGTAGAAAAGCAAGTGACTATTGAAGTGTTCAAAGAAGACGGAGAATAAAAAATATAATAAAAAGATTTAAAAATTGAATGGAGACAATCCTTTGATTTTTAAATCTTTTCAATTTTAAATATAGTTGTATTTATGAAAGTTTTAGCAAATGACGGCCTGGATCAATCTGGAATTGATGCATTAACAGAGAAAGGATTTGAGGTCATTACAGCAAAAGTTCCACAGGAATTTTTGGTGGAGTATATTAACGAGCACAAGATCTGTACTTTATTGGTAAGGAGTGCTACACAGGTAAGAAAGGATATTATTGACGGTTGCCCATCGATTGAAATCATCGGAAGAGGAGGTGTAGGAATGGACAATATTGATGTAGACTATGCGAGAGAAAAAGGGATTCATGTAATCAATACCCCTGCGGCTTCGTCAGAATCTGTTGCGGAATTGGTTTTTGCTCATCTATTTTCCGGAGCAAGATTTCTTCAGGACTCCAATAGAAAAATGCCTTTGGTAGGAGATACAGAATTTGCTGGACTTAAAAAAGCATATACCGCCGGTATCGAACTGAGAGGAAAGACCATCGGAATTATCGGTATGGGAAGAATAGGACAGGAGGTTGCAAGAATTGCTCTTGGACTTGGGATGAGAGTAGTTGCTGCAGATAATAATGTAGGAAGAGCAAGTATTAAAGTAAAGTTCTACAACAATCAGTTTATCAATGTAGATATAGAAACAGAATCATTACAGGATGTTTTAAAGCATTCAGACTTTATTACCCTTCATGTTCCGGCTCAGAAAGATGGATATATGATCGGTAAGAATGAGTTTGAAATTATGAAAGATGGAGTAGCCATTGTAAATTGTTCCAGAGGAGGAGTGATTGATGAAACAGCTTTAATCGACGCTTTGGATTCCGGAAAAGTAAAGTTTGCAGGATTGGATGTTTTCATTAATGAACCAACACCGTCTAAAGCGATTCTTAATCATTCTAAAATCTCCTTAACGCCGCATACGGGTGCTTCTACCCTTGAGGCTCAGGACAGGATAGGCCTTTCCCTTGCAGACCAGATTTCAAGTATTTTACAAATGCAGTAGTTTTTACTGTAAAATAGTAAAAAAGCACCTTTTAAAGGTGCTTTTTTATTAATCTGCTGAAATTACAGATTATATATTGTTTTTACTTTTCAATAAATCTCGGATCTCTGCCAGTAATTTTTGATCGTCTGTAGGTCCTGCAGGAGCCGGAGCATCTTTTTTGTTAATTTTATTTGCTCCTTTAATGATCCAGAAAAGAACCATGGCAATACACAGGAAGCTGATTACTGCAGATAGGAAGTTCCCATAGGCAACACCATTCCATGTAAGTTTAGCGATATTTTCTGCACCAGCAGCCTTTAATGCCGGATTCAATATCAAAGGGGTAATAACATCTTCCACTAAAGATGAAACAATTTTACCAAATGCTGCACCAATGATTACACCGACAGCCAGATCGAGAACATTTCCTTTAAAGGCAAACTCTTTAAATTCCTTAACAAATCCCATAATTTATATTTTTTAATTAGTATACAGACAAAAATATAATTAAAAAATGTAAAAAACATTACTTTTTATAGTTTTTTGTCTCAAAAAAGTGAATTTTTTGTCCAATTTTATATTAAATATTTTAGCAGAAATAGCAACTTTATACTGATGTTTTATTTCATTGATGGCATCCCTGTATTTTTATTGCTGAGGTGCTATATGTAATGAAAAATCTTTTGTAATTTGCTTAAAAGTTAGATTGACCTATGAAAATCTTTACCGCAGAACAAATCCGAAATTGGGATCAATTTACCATTTCTCAAGAACCAATTCCTTCTATCCAGTTGATGGAAAGAGCTTCGATGTCTATTGCTCATTGGATCTCTGAACATTGCAAAAATCATAAAAAAATGATTATGTTTTGTGGCAACGGGAATAATGGAGGAGACGGATTTACTGTAGCAAGAATGCTCTACCAAAAGGGTTTTGATGTGGATGTGTTTGTAAGTGATCCCAAAGGGAAATTTTCAGAAGATGCCTCAGTAAATCTTAAAAGGCTGGGGGATATTTCAGGGGTTTCTGTCCGAAAGTTCGGTCAGATTGAA containing:
- a CDS encoding LysR family transcriptional regulator, which gives rise to MFDYRLKVFHTVASRLSFTKASEELHISQPAVTKHIKEIEVQLSTKLFDRKGTSIQLTQSGKILYEYAEKIRNIYRDLEFEINQINQQHKGKLIIGASTTVAQYILPEILAKFNSYYKDIKIELLTGNTEVITSLLKEEKIDLGIIEGESQSSYFDYKTFKPDEIVLAAKSDHLLAHKTLTIKDLYDLNLIFREQGSGTLEFIQNRLKEKGVNINELNTVIQLGSSESIKNYLLHSDCMAFLSISTILTELKNNILTVIDIKSFSIERDFHFILPKGEQSELIQLFLKFAE
- a CDS encoding voltage-gated chloride channel family protein, which gives rise to MSKNQRTPGKKIVFYIQLFFRKFPALPYILKWLSISMIIGVLVGTASAGFLQSLEWATSFRENHLWLIALLPVAGFLIGLLYYYFGKDVEAGNNLLIDNIHDPKGIIPFKMAPFVYLGTIATHLFGGSAGREGTALQMAGSIADQLTKPFKLDQNERKTLIIAAIAAGFGSVFGTPLAGAVFGLEVFLIGKIRYNSIFPAFAAAILADYTTNLWNVKHTHYHIDLIPKLEFLPILYSILAGIAFGICAAVFSKAIHGMGALFKSKIKYPPLRPVVGGIVVALAVLIMGTTRYIGLGVPIILESFEKQLPLYDFALKMIFTIVTLSAGFKGGEVTPLFFIGATLGSALSLFIPLPFGLLAGMGFVAVFAGATNTPLACMLMGIELFGAECGVYVAIACVVSYLLSGHNSIYTKQKIGEAKNRRYESQQDQSISDFL
- a CDS encoding acyl-CoA thioesterase; translated protein: MQNKPITFQFISEPSDVNYGGNVHGGSVMKWIDQAGYACATTWSGNYSVTVYVGGIRFYEPIKIGEIVKVEAQVIYTGSSSMHISINVFSRNLKQPTFDKKTHCIIVFVAVDENGKKLPVPKWIPETEEDKQKEQYAKRLMELRTQIEDEMKPFL
- a CDS encoding arsenate reductase family protein, producing the protein MKKVFYLNTCDTCRKILAQFDLTDWELREIKKQPITKEELAEMHQLTKSYDALFSRKSTQIKLRGLDVKSLTEKDFKELLLDHYTFLKRPVFLTDKEIFVGNDKKNIEALREFFGISE
- the gcvT gene encoding glycine cleavage system aminomethyltransferase GcvT, whose translation is MKKTALYDKHVSLGAKIVPFAGFEMPVQYSGVTEEHFAVREKAGLFDVSHMGQFFIEGPGSKDLLQFVTTNNVDALENGKAQYSCLPNENGGIVDDLIVYKMEDDKYFVVVNASNIDKDWNHISKYNTFGAKMTNASDDMSLLAIQGPKATEILQKLTEVNLSEIPYYNFTVGSVAGVNDVIISNTGYTGSGGFEIYFNNESAEKLWDEIMKAGEAEGIIPCGLASRDTLRLEKGFCLYGNDIDDTTSPIEAGLGWITKFDKDFVSKDTFAKQKEEGVSRKLVAFELTDKGVPRHDYPVVDAEGKVIGKVTSGTQSPMKKVGLGLAYVDKPHFKLGSEIFIQVRNKNIPAKVVKAPFV
- the idi gene encoding isopentenyl-diphosphate Delta-isomerase, giving the protein MEEFVVLVNPEDEVLGLMEKQQAHINGLLHRAFSVFLFNSKGEMLLQKRASVKYHSPNQWTNAVCSHPRNGESYLAGAQRRLKEELGIETELSEKFSFIYKADVGGGLWEHELDHVFIGNHESDFNLNKEEVEEVRFISPEDLDQEISKNPENFTEWFKIILEEYKHHF
- a CDS encoding phosphoheptose isomerase gives rise to the protein MELEYIEHLSPILKDGVKNYLIDIDGTITDDVPNEEPERMVTCEPYPDALETVNKWYDEGHQICFFTSRTENLKQITIDWLDKHGFKYHSVLCGKPRGGNYHWIDNHLVRATRYKGRFTDLVEKQVTIEVFKEDGE
- a CDS encoding D-2-hydroxyacid dehydrogenase, with the translated sequence MKVLANDGLDQSGIDALTEKGFEVITAKVPQEFLVEYINEHKICTLLVRSATQVRKDIIDGCPSIEIIGRGGVGMDNIDVDYAREKGIHVINTPAASSESVAELVFAHLFSGARFLQDSNRKMPLVGDTEFAGLKKAYTAGIELRGKTIGIIGMGRIGQEVARIALGLGMRVVAADNNVGRASIKVKFYNNQFINVDIETESLQDVLKHSDFITLHVPAQKDGYMIGKNEFEIMKDGVAIVNCSRGGVIDETALIDALDSGKVKFAGLDVFINEPTPSKAILNHSKISLTPHTGASTLEAQDRIGLSLADQISSILQMQ
- the mscL gene encoding large conductance mechanosensitive channel protein MscL, with product MGFVKEFKEFAFKGNVLDLAVGVIIGAAFGKIVSSLVEDVITPLILNPALKAAGAENIAKLTWNGVAYGNFLSAVISFLCIAMVLFWIIKGANKINKKDAPAPAGPTDDQKLLAEIRDLLKSKNNI